From Methanobacterium sp. Maddingley MBC34, one genomic window encodes:
- a CDS encoding DNA topoisomerase I, archaeal (PFAM: Toprim domain; Topoisomerase DNA binding C4 zinc finger; DNA topoisomerase~TIGRFAM: DNA topoisomerase I, archaeal) produces the protein MHEVIVCEKPKASEKIAAAIPGKAVKKSYKKVPYYEIDEGGKKTTVLSAVGHLYSLSPLKKEKGRMFEVGWVPLYEKDKSKKYVKNYIDAIKKFSKNADRFIHACDYDIEGTLIGFNALKYACGEKSLDNAVRMKFSTLTKEDLLKAYNEPIDLDFNQVDSGEARHVLDFIFGVNISKHLTDSVMKATSRYIQLSAGRVQTPTLAILVEREKEIQSFIPEPYWLIKAKIEGDIIADHKKGKIFDKKVQKEILSDCEGKDALVSKISVKETPQLPPVPFDLGSLQSEAYGVFGFSPKKTQSIAQNLYSEGYTSYPRTSSQKLPPSIGYKKILGQLKKNAAFRKQVEKLPEPIKPREGKKTDEAHPAIHPTGLIPKGLGRDYQKLYELIVYRFISVFGENGLLETMKTQLDIGGQEFAFSRKRMAKMGWREHYPYRKVENDEFPALKEGDRLDAQVYSEEKETKPPARYNQASLIRELEKRGLGTKSTRANIISILYDRKYVEGKKISVNQLGERLIDTLKKYSQKITSEELTREFETKLEGIMQAEVKKDEIITEAKEEVSSILDDIDVNKMKIGQELYAAYRESMIVGKCKCGGNLIMINSAKGGSFVGCTSYPDCKSTYSMPRGATVLKTKCEVCGLPMISFGKPRQRACMDPKCGREGEEPLKNEVVGICPDCGKELIKRRGRYGEFVGCSGFPRCRYTRSLEEKQEQSDQTSEKT, from the coding sequence ATGCACGAAGTTATAGTATGCGAAAAACCAAAGGCATCAGAGAAGATAGCTGCAGCCATACCAGGCAAAGCGGTAAAAAAGAGTTATAAAAAGGTACCTTACTATGAAATAGATGAAGGTGGGAAGAAAACTACAGTGCTTTCTGCTGTAGGGCATTTATACTCTTTATCTCCCCTGAAAAAGGAAAAAGGACGTATGTTTGAGGTGGGATGGGTCCCACTCTATGAGAAGGATAAAAGCAAGAAGTACGTTAAAAACTATATAGATGCCATTAAAAAATTCTCCAAAAACGCGGACCGGTTTATTCATGCTTGCGATTACGATATTGAAGGTACACTAATTGGTTTTAATGCGTTGAAGTATGCCTGTGGTGAGAAAAGTCTTGATAATGCCGTGCGTATGAAGTTTTCCACCCTTACCAAAGAAGACCTGTTGAAGGCTTACAATGAACCAATTGACCTGGATTTCAATCAGGTTGACAGTGGAGAAGCAAGACATGTTCTGGATTTCATCTTTGGGGTGAACATATCCAAACACCTCACTGATTCAGTGATGAAAGCCACCAGTCGCTACATACAGCTTTCTGCAGGTAGAGTGCAAACCCCAACACTGGCTATTCTGGTTGAAAGGGAAAAAGAAATTCAGAGCTTCATCCCAGAACCTTATTGGCTCATCAAAGCCAAAATTGAAGGAGACATAATTGCAGATCATAAAAAGGGAAAAATCTTCGATAAAAAAGTTCAAAAGGAAATCCTCTCTGATTGTGAAGGTAAAGATGCTTTGGTAAGTAAAATAAGTGTTAAAGAAACCCCACAATTACCTCCAGTACCATTTGATCTGGGTTCCCTGCAGTCTGAGGCCTACGGTGTATTTGGGTTTAGCCCTAAGAAAACTCAGTCCATTGCTCAGAATTTGTATTCTGAAGGTTACACTTCTTATCCACGTACTTCTTCCCAGAAATTACCTCCAAGTATTGGGTATAAAAAGATCCTAGGGCAGCTGAAAAAGAATGCAGCATTCAGGAAACAGGTTGAAAAACTCCCTGAACCCATTAAACCTCGTGAAGGTAAAAAAACCGATGAAGCTCACCCTGCCATCCACCCCACCGGTCTGATTCCCAAAGGACTGGGGAGGGATTATCAAAAACTTTACGAGCTCATTGTATACCGTTTCATCAGTGTTTTCGGTGAAAATGGTCTCCTGGAAACCATGAAAACCCAACTGGATATTGGAGGCCAAGAATTCGCCTTCAGCAGGAAGAGAATGGCAAAAATGGGTTGGAGAGAACACTATCCCTACCGTAAAGTGGAAAACGATGAGTTTCCCGCACTTAAAGAGGGGGATCGTTTGGATGCCCAAGTATACTCTGAAGAAAAAGAGACAAAACCTCCTGCCAGGTACAACCAGGCTTCACTTATCCGAGAACTAGAAAAAAGGGGACTCGGAACCAAATCTACTCGTGCTAACATAATATCTATCCTATATGATCGGAAATATGTTGAAGGTAAAAAGATATCAGTCAACCAACTGGGTGAACGCCTCATTGATACATTGAAAAAATATTCCCAGAAAATAACTAGTGAAGAGTTAACCAGAGAATTTGAAACCAAGCTAGAGGGTATAATGCAGGCTGAAGTTAAAAAGGATGAGATAATAACCGAAGCTAAAGAGGAAGTAAGTTCCATACTGGATGATATTGACGTAAACAAGATGAAAATTGGGCAGGAACTTTACGCAGCCTACAGGGAAAGTATGATTGTGGGCAAATGTAAGTGTGGTGGTAACCTTATCATGATTAATTCAGCTAAAGGTGGCAGTTTTGTGGGTTGTACTTCTTATCCTGATTGTAAATCAACATACTCCATGCCCAGAGGTGCTACAGTTCTCAAAACCAAATGTGAGGTATGTGGACTGCCAATGATATCATTTGGAAAACCCAGACAGAGGGCCTGCATGGATCCTAAATGTGGACGTGAAGGTGAAGAACCTCTAAAGAATGAGGTGGTTGGTATCTGTCCAGATTGTGGAAAAGAACTTATAAAAAGAAGGGGCAGATACGGTGAATTTGTAGGATGCAGTGGTTTCCCCAGATGCAGATACACCCGTTCACTGGAAGAAAAACAGGAACAATCAGATCAAACGTCTGAAAAAACCTAA
- a CDS encoding putative transcriptional regulator (PFAM: Helix-turn-helix), with the protein MKTKIKEYRARHNLTQAQLAEKVGVRRETIVFLEKGKYNPSLKLAHDIAVVLKAKIDDIFIFDDEPRENEKNPS; encoded by the coding sequence ATGAAAACCAAAATAAAAGAATATAGAGCTCGCCATAACCTTACTCAAGCCCAACTAGCTGAAAAAGTAGGGGTCAGACGAGAAACCATTGTTTTTCTGGAGAAGGGAAAATATAATCCTTCTTTGAAATTAGCTCATGATATAGCTGTGGTTTTAAAAGCTAAAATTGACGATATTTTCATATTTGATGATGAACCCCGTGAAAATGAAAAAAATCCATCTTAA
- a CDS encoding phosphoesterase, MJ0936 family (TIGRFAM: phosphoesterase, MJ0936 family), with amino-acid sequence MLIGVISDTHIPERTDHIPEIVFEVFKDVDLILHAGDLVSLEIKDQLEKIAPTICVQGNMDRYRGLNLPKRKKLNLNGIKIGLTHGEVYPRGDTQQLHYIGLEMGVEVLITGHTHWSFIKELPDMLLLNPGSPTVPRLSDPSVMLIELEDGKLDAKIVKIGDPICKALNFKEKENK; translated from the coding sequence ATGTTAATAGGTGTTATTTCTGACACACATATTCCTGAAAGAACAGATCATATCCCTGAGATAGTTTTCGAAGTTTTTAAAGATGTAGATCTTATATTACATGCAGGAGATCTGGTTTCACTTGAGATTAAAGATCAACTGGAAAAAATAGCACCCACCATCTGCGTTCAGGGCAACATGGACCGTTATAGAGGTTTAAACCTACCAAAAAGAAAAAAATTAAATTTAAATGGTATAAAAATCGGTTTAACCCATGGTGAGGTTTATCCAAGGGGAGATACTCAACAGTTACATTATATTGGTTTGGAAATGGGAGTGGAAGTTCTCATCACCGGTCACACCCACTGGTCATTCATCAAAGAGTTACCAGACATGTTACTGCTTAACCCTGGGAGCCCCACTGTGCCCCGGCTATCAGACCCATCAGTGATGCTCATAGAATTGGAAGATGGTAAGCTAGACGCTAAAATAGTTAAAATTGGAGATCCAATCTGCAAAGCACTTAATTTTAAGGAGAAAGAGAATAAATGA
- a CDS encoding putative membrane protein, required for N-linked glycosylation (PFAM: Oligosaccharyl transferase STT3 subunit), translated as MESKNILNKLKPIIIILLLFSIVFFLRAEASGIPGVPDQMKTYFQEENGLPYFSEMDSYYNYRLTNNFINHGYLGDTINNGTDWDLHSYFPPGKSAEYPPLLSWITAFFYTIANLFGEFPLLVVSFWTSAIIASLCVIPAYFFIRDLTNDYGGIAAGILVGTSTFYFSHTFAGFFDTDMFAMLLPLLVIWFFSVSITATESRKKLLFAVYSGISMLVFSLAWQGWWLTFYLVIFVAILYLLISKYLFKMETFKSWKGYSSKKQWLMEQPIILPLLIFVVLSSVLMIIAWGGSFFSSLMEPLSSLQLQSATQSSAYPNVFISVGELQIPSAGTVVADVGGIFPFAFGILGLLMIFWNLRIKKAKGKEAKKKGKNKPPKKDRKPRRGQKSRRSEEPKVVKSKQEESQGNIPPERGNYLYYAILFSVWILITAVAFTKGVRFVELFSLPIALCAGIFVGFLADYLKTQIERPLYQYIAMALVLVLVSYGPVSSANAISNSVVPGTDDAMVNTLTWVKNNTPSNAVMTSWWDYGHLFAVKADRGVTFDGGSQNNARAYWVGKALSTNNEALSAGILKMLASSGDNGYSAVENFTNNTGKTVEIMDKILVVDKTSAQNIMTSQYGMTTQQAQNVLQYTHPTNATPDIFVTSLDMVGKAGWWSYFGNWNFDSKNSTNSIYSLAQANATSENNVVTIMGENNVTVVVNGTSVTGGLQVGKKVVQPHRLMIVSNGTTAVDTVVNNQSSFSILVVKQDDNLITVAMSKELEDSMFTRLFFMQGAGLTHFKLAHKEPAEGISEVMVWNVS; from the coding sequence ATGGAATCAAAGAACATATTAAACAAATTAAAACCAATCATAATAATCCTGCTTCTATTTTCTATAGTATTCTTCCTCCGGGCGGAGGCATCTGGCATCCCTGGAGTGCCAGACCAGATGAAAACTTATTTCCAGGAGGAAAATGGTCTTCCTTACTTCAGTGAGATGGACTCATACTATAACTACCGTTTAACTAATAATTTTATAAATCACGGTTATCTTGGAGATACTATTAATAACGGCACTGATTGGGATTTGCATTCCTACTTCCCACCTGGAAAATCCGCAGAATACCCTCCCTTACTCAGCTGGATCACGGCGTTCTTCTATACAATAGCTAATTTATTCGGTGAATTCCCATTATTGGTGGTCAGTTTCTGGACATCTGCAATTATAGCTTCACTCTGTGTTATACCTGCCTATTTCTTTATCAGAGACCTTACCAACGATTATGGGGGTATAGCTGCAGGTATACTTGTGGGAACGTCCACATTCTATTTTTCCCACACATTTGCTGGTTTCTTTGACACTGACATGTTCGCCATGCTCCTACCACTTCTGGTGATATGGTTCTTCAGTGTAAGTATCACTGCAACTGAAAGCAGAAAAAAACTGTTATTTGCTGTTTATTCTGGGATTTCAATGCTCGTATTTTCCCTGGCTTGGCAGGGATGGTGGTTAACATTTTATTTAGTGATTTTTGTTGCTATACTCTACCTGCTTATTTCCAAGTACCTCTTTAAAATGGAGACCTTCAAATCATGGAAAGGATACTCCAGCAAGAAACAATGGTTAATGGAACAGCCAATAATTCTTCCACTGCTTATATTTGTGGTTTTAAGTTCAGTGCTTATGATCATAGCATGGGGAGGTTCATTTTTCTCAAGTTTAATGGAACCATTAAGTTCTCTCCAGCTTCAATCAGCTACACAGTCCTCTGCATATCCGAATGTATTCATATCTGTAGGTGAGCTGCAGATCCCAAGTGCAGGCACAGTGGTGGCGGATGTGGGTGGAATATTCCCATTTGCTTTTGGAATACTGGGACTTTTGATGATCTTCTGGAATTTGAGGATCAAAAAAGCCAAAGGAAAAGAAGCTAAAAAGAAAGGAAAAAACAAACCCCCTAAAAAGGATAGAAAACCAAGACGGGGACAAAAATCCAGAAGAAGTGAAGAACCAAAAGTGGTCAAATCCAAACAAGAGGAATCTCAAGGTAATATACCACCTGAAAGAGGTAATTATCTGTATTATGCTATATTGTTCTCAGTATGGATTTTAATCACAGCTGTCGCATTTACTAAAGGTGTAAGGTTTGTGGAATTATTTTCACTCCCAATAGCACTTTGTGCAGGAATATTTGTGGGATTCCTTGCTGATTATCTGAAAACCCAGATAGAAAGACCATTATATCAGTACATTGCAATGGCTTTAGTACTGGTCCTGGTTTCTTATGGTCCAGTAAGTTCTGCTAATGCAATTTCTAACTCGGTAGTTCCAGGGACTGATGATGCAATGGTCAATACACTTACCTGGGTAAAGAATAACACACCTTCAAACGCAGTAATGACATCATGGTGGGATTACGGACACCTCTTCGCAGTGAAGGCTGATAGAGGAGTCACCTTTGACGGAGGTTCTCAGAACAATGCCCGAGCATACTGGGTTGGTAAAGCCTTATCCACCAATAATGAAGCCCTTTCTGCAGGCATACTCAAGATGCTGGCCTCCAGTGGGGATAATGGTTATTCTGCAGTGGAAAATTTTACCAATAACACTGGTAAAACTGTTGAAATTATGGATAAAATCCTGGTTGTTGATAAAACTTCAGCCCAGAACATAATGACCTCTCAATATGGAATGACTACCCAGCAAGCTCAGAATGTCTTGCAATACACGCATCCTACTAATGCCACACCAGATATATTTGTTACCAGCCTGGACATGGTTGGTAAAGCTGGCTGGTGGTCATACTTTGGAAACTGGAACTTTGACAGTAAAAATTCCACTAATTCCATCTATTCACTGGCCCAGGCTAATGCCACCTCTGAAAACAATGTAGTTACTATTATGGGTGAAAATAATGTAACTGTCGTGGTCAATGGCACTAGCGTCACTGGCGGTCTGCAGGTGGGTAAGAAGGTTGTCCAACCTCACCGTCTGATGATAGTTTCCAATGGTACAACTGCGGTGGATACGGTTGTAAAC
- a CDS encoding 23S rRNA methylase (PFAM: FtsJ-like methyltransferase~TIGRFAM: cell division protein FtsJ) codes for MSQWNKERKNEEYYKKAKKQDYRSRASFKLLQLNRKYKIIKKGDSVIDLGAAPGGWSQVALEAVGEDGLVVAVDLNRMKSFPEENFWSIKGDFTHEETLDEIKRTLQGKAQVIISDAAPKLSGIKDLDQLRCTDLALTVLQISDTILKYKGNIIMKVFQGEGYPELLAEVKTKFQTVKTTKPPSSRKKSGEMYVVGRGFRRAGKHN; via the coding sequence ATGAGTCAATGGAATAAAGAAAGGAAGAACGAAGAATACTATAAAAAAGCTAAAAAACAGGATTATCGTTCCAGGGCTTCCTTCAAACTACTGCAATTAAATCGTAAATACAAGATAATAAAAAAAGGAGATTCTGTGATTGATCTAGGGGCTGCTCCAGGCGGATGGTCCCAGGTAGCCCTGGAAGCTGTGGGTGAAGATGGTTTAGTGGTTGCGGTTGATCTTAACCGGATGAAATCATTTCCTGAGGAAAATTTCTGGAGTATCAAGGGAGATTTCACCCATGAAGAGACTCTTGATGAAATTAAACGCACACTGCAGGGTAAGGCCCAGGTGATCATATCCGATGCTGCCCCCAAACTATCCGGCATTAAGGATCTGGATCAGCTCAGATGCACAGATCTAGCACTTACTGTACTGCAGATTAGTGACACTATCCTGAAATATAAAGGTAACATAATTATGAAAGTTTTCCAAGGTGAAGGATATCCAGAACTCCTGGCAGAAGTTAAAACAAAGTTTCAAACTGTTAAAACCACCAAACCGCCTTCTTCCCGTAAAAAAAGTGGAGAAATGTACGTGGTGGGCAGAGGTTTTAGAAGGGCAGGGAAACATAATTAA